The stretch of DNA CCGCAACTGTGAGCTCGAGCATCGCTCAGGACGCGGCGGTGTCGCGGCTGAGGGCCTCGTCGCTGCTGGCCCCGCCCGATTTTGCGCGCTCGGTGATGGAGCGCATTCAGGAGGCGCAGCACGCCGAGGCCGCAGCCGCGCTGCAGGAACTGCCCCGAGTGCCCGTTCCCGAGGGCTTTGCCGCTCACGTTGCGCGCCGCATCGCGCGCGACGCCCACCGTCAGGAAGTCCACAACCCGGCCCCGCTGTACCTGTTCGGTGGGGTCCTGGCTGCGGGCGGCGTGGCCATCGCTTCGCTGTTCTGGCCGCACCTGCGCACCGGTGCCGATGCCCTGGCGGACCTGCTCAACAGCCTGCCGCCCGAAGCGGCAGGCGTGTACCTGCTGCTGCTGGCGGTAGGAGCTCTGGCACTGCTGCTGCAACGGGTCCGCTTCGTTGCCCCGGCTGCCCTGGGTGCCTTCGCGGTGGCGGGCGTCTTGCTGCTGCCGGGAGTGAGTGCCAACTTCGGCCCGGGAACGCTGGCAGCCGGACAGACCAGCCCGACCCTGCTGCGGGTAGGCGGTGACGTTCGCGTCGCCGGAACGGTACACGGCGACGTGATCACCCTGGGCGGCAGCGTGGTCCTCGAGCCGGGAGCGCGGGTGACCGGCGAGGTGATCTCGCTGCTGGGCGACGTGCGCGGAGCGTCTGAGGCTGCGCTCAGCGATCCGCCAACCGCCATCCTCGGTCATGTCGAGGGACAGACGGCCGTTCCCCAGGGGCGTCCACTGGCACGCGTAGGAGCGGCCTCGGCCTTCCAGCCGCTGCTGGAGCTGGCCCGCAGCGAATACTGGCCCGCCCTGAACTTCGCGCTGTTGTGCATCCTGACGCTGCTGCTCTACCAGAGCGGTCACCTGAGTTCGATGCGCCGCAGCCTCGGCGCCGCCCCCGCCCGCCACCTGCTGCTGGGGCTGCTGTTGCTGCTGATCGGAGTTCCCGCAGCGGTGATAGCCGGCCTCAGCGTGATCGGCGCGCCGGCCGCGCTGCTGCTGATCCTGGGACTGTTCGCCCTGCAAGGCGCTGGGCTCGCCCTGCTGCTGACCTCGGTCGGCAATCGGTTGACCGTCTGGCTGCGCCTGCCGCAGCACCCGGTCAGCGGCGCGGCCCTGGGCCTCACGCTGTTCCTGGTCACCCTGCCTTTCCCGCTGATCGCCACCGCCCTGTGGCTGATCGGCGGAGCACTGGGCTCCGGGGCGCTGCTGACCTACCTGCGGCGCTTCGCCGAGCGGCACCGCACCTTGTCCGCCCTGACCGCCTGATCCGCCTGCCGTCAAAAAGGCCGCCCGAGGGCGGCCTTTTTGACGGGGTCTCTCAGGGCAGGTAGGGACGGGCCTGTTCAAAGCCCTCGAGGCTCTCGCGCTTCAGACGCCAGTTGCCCTCAAGGCGCTCACCGCCCCCCTCCAGGACCAGACGGTTCAGTTCGGCCTCTACCCGCTGCTGAACGCGCCGCAGGTTCATGTCGGCAGGATCAATGCCCCGCCAGCGCAGGAAAGCACGGTGAAAATCGGGCAGCCGGTCAAAGGGCACACGCGCCTCGAGGTCTCGCCAGTCGATGTCCATGCCCTGTTATAGCGCGCGGGTCCGGCGAGCACCAGAAACGAACACCACCTCCGCATCATATGACGACTCACCGTCTTTTAAATGCCTTGCGATTGATGGTTTACCGGGCAGCTTCTACAGTCAGGACATGGCCCGCTTTGTCCGAATCGACCACGAGAAATACATCAACATGGATCAGGTAACGTATTTCGAGGTGCGCGACCCGCGCACCTCCACCCAATTCGAGCCGGACGAACGCTGTCACCTGATCGCGCACTTTGCCTCTGGCAGCAGCGAAGTCCTGATGATCGAACACGGCGAGGGGGCCGCAGCCCGCCTGCGCGGTCGCTTAGAGGCGCTGTTCAGGTCAGCGGCGGGCAGTGTCCCCGCCGTCCGTTAGGCATTCCTCACACTACCCCAAGCGCAAGGGGCAGCGTACGCTGCCCCTTGCACCCCCGAGAAATCAGGCCTGGCCTTCGCTGCCCAGCACCCGGATCTTGTGCGCCACGATCTCGCTCATCAGGTCTCGGGCCGGACCGAGGATCTTGCGCGGGTCGAACTCCTTGGGGCTCTGCTGCAGCACCTCGCGCACGGCGGTGGCAAAAGCCAGGCGCAAGTCGGTGTCCACGTTGACCTTGGAGATCCCGACCTTCGAAGCGCGCTCGAGGTCCTCGTCGGCAATGCCTGCCGCCTCACCGATCTCGCCACCCGCCGCGCGGAAACGCTCCACGATCTCCTTGGGCACACCGCTCGAGCCGTGAGCCACCAGCGGCAGTTCGGGCATCAGCGAACCGATCTTCTCGATGCGGGCGTGATCGATGTACGGACGGCCCTTGCCCTTGTAAGCGCCGTGGCTGGTGCCGATGGCGATGGCGAGGTAGTCCACGCCGGTCTGCTCCACGAATCGTACCGCTTCTTCCGGATCGGTCAGGAAGGCATCCTTCTCGTCTACGACGATGTGCTCCTCGATACCGCCCAGGCGGCCCAGTTCGGCCTCCACGCTCACGCCCATGGCGTGCGCGGCCTCGACGACCCGGCGGGTCTCGCGAACGTTCTCCTCGAAGTCATGATGGCTGGCATCGATCATCACCGAGGTGAAGCCGGCGCGGATCGCCGAGAGGCACGACTCGTACGAAGAACCGTGATCGAGGTGGATCGCGACCGGGATGCTGGCACGGTGGGCCAAGTCAGCCACGATGTTGGCGAGGTCCTCGGTGCCGGCGTACTTGCGGGCCCCCTCGGAAATCTGCACCATCACCGGGCTGCGCAGCTTCTCGGCGGTGCGGATGATCGCCTGAGTGATCTCGAGGTTGTTGGTATTGAAAGACGGCACACCGTACTTGTTCCTGCGTGCCGGGACCAGGATGTCCGAACCGGTAACGAGCATGAAAAACCTCCTGCGTGTACGATAACACGCGCCTCGGGGCGGCTGAACCCCTGCCTGCCCAGTTTTAACGCGCCTGCTGCTGCGACCTTCAGGGCCTCGAGGCTCCTGCGCCCGTGCTTACCCGAGGCCCAGCGCCCGGTTCAGCAACTCGCGCACCAGCTCCGGTTTGGCGCTGCCGCCGGTCTCTTTCATGATCGGGCCGAACAGCGCGTTGATCGCCTTGGGATTGTTGCCTGCCCGCACCCGTTCGACCACCTCGGGGTTGCGTTCCATCACCGTACGGATGGCGGCCTCGATCGCCGCCGTATCGGTCACCACCGCCAAGCCGCGCTCACGGACCAGGGCGGCCGGATCCGCGCCTTCCATCACCTCGGGCAACAGGTCCTTGGCCATCTTGCCCGAGATCGTTCCCTCGTCGATCAGGCGCACGAGCGCGACCAGATGCGGCGGGGTCAGGCGGCTGGCAGCGATGTCCAGCTCGCGCGCGGCCAGCCACCCGGCCACGTCGCCCATCAGCCAGTTCACCAGGGTCTGGGCCTTGCCGCTGTAGCCGCTCAGCGCCGCGTCCAGAAAGCGGCTGAGCGTGACGCTCTGCGAGAGTGCCGCCGCGTCCGCCGCCCGGATGCCCAGTTCCAGGTAGCGTGCCTCTTTCTGCGCTGGCACCTCGGGCATGCGGGCCCGCACCCGCTCGATCCACTCGGGCGTGATGTTCAGCGGCGGCAGGTCCGGCTCGGGGAAATAGCGGTAATCGGCCTCGCCCTCTTTGGTGCGCATCAGGTAGGTGCGGCCTGCGGCGTCGTCCCAGCCCAGGGTGTCCTGGGTGATGCGCCCGCCCGCCGCCAGCAGTTTGCCCTGGCGCTCGATCTCGTACTCGAGGGCACGCTGCACGCTGCGGAACGAGTTGAGGTTCTTGACCTCCACCTTGGTGCCCAGCGGCTCGCCCGGGCGGCGCACCGAGACGTTCACGTCGCAGCGCATCTTGCCCTCTTCGGGGTTGGCGTCCGAAACGCCCAGTGCCTGCGCCACCGCGCGGATGTGCTGCAGGAAATCGCGCGCCTGCTCGGGACTCTGGATGTCGGGCTCGGTGACCATCTCGATCAGGGGCATCCCGGCCCGGTTGAGGTCGATCAGCGAATACGCCTCGCCGTCCGGGTGAACCAGCTTGCCCGCGTCGTCCTCGAGGTGAGCTCGCTTGATGCGGATGCGCTGCCCGGCAAGGTCTACGTAACCGTCCCGAGCGATGGGCCGATCGTACTGGCTGATCTGGAAGTTCTTGGGCGCGTCCGGGTAGAAGTAGTTCTTACGGTGAAACTGCGTGAATCCCAAAACGTCGCAGTTCAGCGCCAGGCCGAACATGATGGCGAGGTCCACCGCCTCGGCGTTGAGGGTTGGGAGGGTGCCGGGCAGGCCCAGCGTCAACGGGTCGGTGAAGGTGTTGGGGCCCTCTCCGAAGTAGTCGGTACGGCAAGCACTGAACATCTTGGTGCGGGTCCGCAGGTGCAGGTGAACCTCGAGCCCGATGACGGCTTCGAACATGGCCGCAGTATATCAGCGCCGCCCTGTACGCTCCGGGGTCAGCTTAGAGGAGTACCAAGATCGGGTTATGGCGCTTCTGAGCCACCCGGCCGGTTAAAGCGCCATAATGGCCCTCAATGCGGATTTAAGAAACGAATGAGCTATTATCCGGCTTTCTATGAATACCCTCATGTTATATCTATACATTCGCCCAGCCACGGCGACCAAAACTTAAGAAATGGGGTGATCATGCCGATGCAAACGCCTCTGGCATTTTCATAAAAAATTCTCACTCAGTCATCCCAGATTTATTCAACCATCCGATGGGTTTTTCAGTTTTTGTTCGCCGTATTCGGCAAAAATCCCCCTGAACACCACAACGTTTCAAATAAAACTTCGATCCCTTTTCACTGCCGTAAATCAAGTTTATTCAGCTGCAAATTCTGCTTTTGCAGGGTTGCTACATTAAAATTCTACGAAGTTATTTGTGATTTTATGAGTCTGCAACCAACCAGAACTTCAAATTATTATCCTCATGCCCACACACCCACCCCCTAGACTCCGCAACAAGGACCCCCGACACGCCCTCAGGTGATGCGGGGTGTTCTCGCATCCTGAAAGGAGAACAACATGCGCACCACTCAACGCACGTTTGCCATCCTGGCCCTGACCCTGTCACTGGCGACCCCCGCCGCACTCGCCCAGACCACCGATCCGGCTACCCCGGCTACCCCGGCTACTCCCACTACCCCGGCTACCCCGACTACTCCCACTACCCCGGCTACCCCGGCCACTCCCACCACCCCGACTACCCCGGCCACTCCCACCACCCCGACCTCCACGCCTTCAAACACTGGTACGACCAGCACGGCCCAAGTCGCTCCCACGGCCACCCTCGAGCTGACTTCCGGTGAGATCAACGTGCCACACCTGCAGGGCCAGACCGTGCTGCGCACCACCCCCACCGTGACGGGCGCTGCGGTCATCTACCAGGGCAGCGTGAACACCGCCCTCGAGGATTACGCGAGGCTCCTGGAGGCACAGGGCTTTGCCCGCGTGGGCACTGCGGAGGGTTCGGCGTCCGGTAGCGGCACGAACACCAGCAGCAGTACGACCAACACCGCCACGG from Deinobacterium chartae encodes:
- a CDS encoding polymer-forming cytoskeletal protein is translated as MGKSRLPLHLEELLQRASDLGEFPGSERAALEELLREPEQAARHADLTEAARALRSLPALRAPEGFAATVSSSIAQDAAVSRLRASSLLAPPDFARSVMERIQEAQHAEAAAALQELPRVPVPEGFAAHVARRIARDAHRQEVHNPAPLYLFGGVLAAGGVAIASLFWPHLRTGADALADLLNSLPPEAAGVYLLLLAVGALALLLQRVRFVAPAALGAFAVAGVLLLPGVSANFGPGTLAAGQTSPTLLRVGGDVRVAGTVHGDVITLGGSVVLEPGARVTGEVISLLGDVRGASEAALSDPPTAILGHVEGQTAVPQGRPLARVGAASAFQPLLELARSEYWPALNFALLCILTLLLYQSGHLSSMRRSLGAAPARHLLLGLLLLLIGVPAAVIAGLSVIGAPAALLLILGLFALQGAGLALLLTSVGNRLTVWLRLPQHPVSGAALGLTLFLVTLPFPLIATALWLIGGALGSGALLTYLRRFAERHRTLSALTA
- the gatB gene encoding Asp-tRNA(Asn)/Glu-tRNA(Gln) amidotransferase subunit GatB, which gives rise to MFEAVIGLEVHLHLRTRTKMFSACRTDYFGEGPNTFTDPLTLGLPGTLPTLNAEAVDLAIMFGLALNCDVLGFTQFHRKNYFYPDAPKNFQISQYDRPIARDGYVDLAGQRIRIKRAHLEDDAGKLVHPDGEAYSLIDLNRAGMPLIEMVTEPDIQSPEQARDFLQHIRAVAQALGVSDANPEEGKMRCDVNVSVRRPGEPLGTKVEVKNLNSFRSVQRALEYEIERQGKLLAAGGRITQDTLGWDDAAGRTYLMRTKEGEADYRYFPEPDLPPLNITPEWIERVRARMPEVPAQKEARYLELGIRAADAAALSQSVTLSRFLDAALSGYSGKAQTLVNWLMGDVAGWLAARELDIAASRLTPPHLVALVRLIDEGTISGKMAKDLLPEVMEGADPAALVRERGLAVVTDTAAIEAAIRTVMERNPEVVERVRAGNNPKAINALFGPIMKETGGSAKPELVRELLNRALGLG
- the fba gene encoding class II fructose-1,6-bisphosphate aldolase; the protein is MLVTGSDILVPARRNKYGVPSFNTNNLEITQAIIRTAEKLRSPVMVQISEGARKYAGTEDLANIVADLAHRASIPVAIHLDHGSSYESCLSAIRAGFTSVMIDASHHDFEENVRETRRVVEAAHAMGVSVEAELGRLGGIEEHIVVDEKDAFLTDPEEAVRFVEQTGVDYLAIAIGTSHGAYKGKGRPYIDHARIEKIGSLMPELPLVAHGSSGVPKEIVERFRAAGGEIGEAAGIADEDLERASKVGISKVNVDTDLRLAFATAVREVLQQSPKEFDPRKILGPARDLMSEIVAHKIRVLGSEGQA